One segment of Phragmites australis chromosome 13, lpPhrAust1.1, whole genome shotgun sequence DNA contains the following:
- the LOC133889097 gene encoding beta-ketoacyl-[acyl-carrier-protein] synthase III, chloroplastic-like has product MVAASGIAPPRAAAPCPRTRGGFRSGFLRLAPPLPPPQLRCCASTVDDGVVSAAASKPRLLRVVGMGSKLVGCGSATPTLSISNDDLSKIVETSDEWIAARTGIRNRRVLSGDETLRGLSIQAAQRALEMAQVKADDVDLVLLCTSTPDDLFGGAAQVLTEVGCTNAFGFDITAACSGFIVGLITATRFIKGGGLRNVLVVGADALSKFVDWTDRGTCILFGDAAGAVLVQACSADEDGLLGFCVQSDGNGQKYLNAATLNDESILANTNGGPGFPPKKATYSCIQMNGKEVFRFAVRCVPQSIEKALEEAGLPASSIDWLLLHQANQRIIDAAASRLDIPSDKVISNLANYGNTSAASIPLALDEAVRSGKVKTGDIIAASGFGAGLTWGSAIVKWG; this is encoded by the exons ATGGTCGCCGCCTCCGGCATCGCGCCGCCGCGGGCGGCTGCTCCCTGCCCGCGCACGCGCGGTGGCTTCCGGTCCGGATTCCTCCGACTCgcgccgccgttgccgccgccgcagctccGGTGCTGCGCCTCAACTGTCGACGATGGCGTCGTATCCGCAGCGGCCTCCAAGCCCCGCCTCCTCAG AGTGGTTGGTATGGGTTCAAAGCTCGTTGGATGTGGATCGGCCACCCCAACACTTAGCATTTCAAATGATGACCTTTCAAAAATAGTTGAAACGTCTGATGAATGGATCGCAGCGCGAACTGGGATTCGGAATAGGAGAGTTCTTTCAG GAGATGAAACATTGCGGGGGCTCTCAATACAGGCAGCACAAAGGGCTCTTGAGATGGCTCAAGTAAAAGCTGATGATGTTGACCTTGTTCTCCTTTGTACATCTACTCCAGATGATCTGTTTGGAGGTGCTGCTCAG GTGCTAACCGAAGTGGGGTGCACAAATGCATTTGGATTTGATATTACAGCTGCTTGCAGTGGGTTCATAGTTGGCTTAATCACAGCTACTCGTTTTATCAAAG GTGGAGGTCTTCGGAATGTCCTGGTAGTTGGTGCAGATGCTCTTTCGAAATTCGTGGATTGGACAGACCGGGGTACATGCATCCTTTTTGGTGATGCTGCTGGTGCTGTGTTGGTTCAG GCTTGCAGTGCAGATGAAGATGGCTTGCTAGGTTTTTGCGTTCAAAGTGATGGCAACGGACAAAA GTACCTAAATGCTGCAACATTAAACGATGAGTCAATCTTGGCCAATACCAACGGGGGTCCTGGATTCCCACCAAAAAAGGCAACCTACTCTTGCATTCAAATGAATGGAAAGGAAGTTTTCCGCTTTGCTGTGCGCTGCGTGCCACAGTCCATTGAGAAGGCACTAGAAGAAGCTGGTTTACCTGCCTCCAGTATCGATTGGCTATTGCTGCATCAA GCTAATCAGCGGATTATTGATGCTGCTGCCAGTCGGTTAGATATTCCATCTGATAAAGTTATTTCAAACCTTGCTAATTACGGCAACACAAGTGCCGCATCCATTCCGTTAGCATTGGATGAGGCTGTTCGCAGCGGCAAGGTGAAGACAGGTGATATTATCGCGGCATCAGGTTTTGGAGCCGGACTTACATGGGGTTCAGCTATTGTCAAATGGGGCTAA
- the LOC133887627 gene encoding probable cyclic nucleotide-gated ion channel 5 isoform X1, which produces MQSLYHVFCCIFAVPTSTRMFDSAQKAQYMGGHREKFMRLEESSPRSSVPSEVGGGSIMRFSMPGFGYGSFNALRSFVSGVRKGSGRLKSLRQSLTSGAPKTAFAEDLKAYKKNIFDPQDKLLLRMNRVFFVSCILAVAVDPLFFFLPIINNSNCIGIDKKLAVTATIVRTVIDLIYLIRMILQFRTAYVAPSSRVFGTGELVIDPVLIAMRYFKSYFVMDFFALLPLPQIVVWRYLHSSDGSDVLSTKNALVWVVLIQYIPRLLRIFPVIKDLKRTAGVFIETAWAGAAYYLLWFMLAGHNVGTLWYFLTIEREDDCWHSYCDLKDGCDSGYLYCSDNLGGNYSNWLNRTQVFNLCNGSVTFNFGIYQQALVSGILGPGNFVSKICYCFWWGLQNLSTLGQGLVTSTYPGEVLFSIAICVVGLILFALLIGNMQSYLQSVAIRLEEMRVKKRDAEQWMHHRSLPPEIKQRVRRYERYRWLETRGVDEESLVQTLPKDLRRDIKRHLCLGLVKRVPLFENMDERLLDAICERLRPALYTENEYILREGDPVDEMHFILHGCLESVTTDGGRSGFFNKVQLKEGDFCGDELLTWALDPKSAANFPASTRAVKALTEVEAFALCAEELKFVASQFRRLHSRQVQHTFRFYSQQWRTWAACFIQAAWRRYCKRKMAEQRRREEEAASRQSSSHPSLGATIYASRFAANAMRGVHRLRSKAIPAIVRLPKPPEPDFGVDDAD; this is translated from the exons ATGCAGTCCCTATATCAT GTATTTTGCTGCATTTTTGCCGTTCCAACTAGCACAAGAATGTTTGACTCTGCTCAGAAGGCTCAATACATGGGTGGGCACAGAGAGAAGTTTATGAG GCTGGAGGAGTCAAGCCCTAGGTCATCTGTACCTTCTGAGGTGGGAGGCGGGAGTATCATGAGGTTCAGCATGCCTGGGTTTGGTTATGGTTCGTTTAATGCGCTAAGATCTTTCGTGTCAGGGGTCAGAAAGGGTTCTGGAAGACTGAAATCACTTAGGCAATCACTTACATCTGGTGCTCCTAAGACAGCTTTTGCGGAAGATCTTAAagcatataagaagaatatattTGATCCCCAAGACAAACTTCTTCTGCGAATGAATAGGGTTTTCTTTGTGTCTTGTATTCTTGCTGTTGCAGTGGATCCTCTGTTCTTTTTCCTACCCATCATCAACAATTCAAACTGCATTGGTATAGATAAAAAATTGGCAGTGACAGCAACAATAGTACGTACGGTTATTGATCTTATCTACCTTATACGCATGATTCTTCAATTCCGTACTGCTTATGTTGCTCCATCTTCTCGAGTGTTTGGAACTGGTGAGCTTGTGATTGATCCGGTGCTAATTGCTATGCGGTACTTTAAAAGTTACTTTGTAATGGACTTCTTCGCATTGCTACCACTTCCACAG ATTGTTGTTTGGAGATATCTCCACAGTTCAGATGGCTCAGATGTCCTGAGTACAAAAAATGCACTGGTTTGGGTTGTCTTGATTCAGTATATTCCTAGGTTGCTACGGATATTCCCTGTTATCAAAGATTTGAAAAGGACAGCTGGTGTTTTTATTGAAACTGCTTGGGCTGGTGCTGCTTATTACCTTTTATGGTTTATGTTGGCTGGTCAT AATGTCGGTACTTTGTGGTACTTTTTAACCATAGAACGTGAAGATGACTGCTGGCATTCATACTGTGATCTCAAGGATGGATGTGATAGTGGCTACTTGTATTGTAGTGATAACCTTGGTGGTAACTATAGCAATTGGCTTAATAGGACCCAAGTATTCAACCTGTGCAATGGTAGTGTTACTTTCAACTTTGGCATCTATCAGCAAGCTCTGGTTTCTGGAATACTTGGTCCAGGAAATTTTGTCTCTAAAATCTGTTATTGCTTCTGGTGGGGATTGCAAAATTTGAG TACCCTTGGTCAAGGGCTTGTAACAAGCACATACCCTGGAGAGGTGCTATTCTCTATTGCAATATGTGTCGTTGGACTAATTCTTTTTGCTCTCCTGATTGGTAACATGCAG AGCTACCTACAATCAGTCGCTATACGCCTTGAAGAGATGAGAGTTAAGAAACGTGATGCTGAACAGTGGATGCATCATCGTTCACTGCCACCGGAAATCAAACAACGAGTAAGGCGGTATGAACGATATAGGTGGTTGGAGACCAGAGGAGTAGATGAAGAAAGTTTGGTTCAAACCCTTCCAAAAGATCTTAGGAGGGATATCAAACGGCACCTCTGTTTGGGTTTAGTGAAAAGG GTACCATTGTTTGAGAATATGGATGAAAGGTTGTTGGATGCAATATGCGAGCGATTAAGACCTGCACTCTACACTGAAAATGAATACATTTTGAGAGAAGGTGATCCAGTAGATGAGATGCATTTTATTCTGCATGGTTGTTTGGAGAGTGTGACAACCGATGGTGGGCGAAGTGGATTCTTTAACAAGGTCCAGCTGAAGGAAGGCGATTTCTGTGGCGATGAGTTGCTCACTTGGGCATTGGATCCCAAGTCGGCAGCTAATTTCCCAGCTTCCACTAGGGCTGTCAAGGCACTCACTGAGGTCGAGGCATTTGCTTTATGTGCGGAGGAGCTGAAATTTGTGGCCAGTCAGTTCAGGAGGCTGCACAGCAGGCAAGTTCAGCACACGTTCCGATTCTATTCCCAGCAATGGAGGACTTGGGCAGCCTGCTTCATTCAAGCGGCGTGGCGCCGCTACTGCAAGAGGAAGATGGCAGAGCAGCGTCGCAGGGAAGAAGAGGCAGCAAGCCGGCAAAGTAGCAGCCACCCTAGCCTTGGGGCGACTATCTACGCATCTCGTTTCGCGGCTAACGCCATGCGAGGGGTTCACAGACTAAGAAGCAAGGCCATCCCCGCTATTGTGAGGCTGCCAAAGCCTCCAGAACCAGATTTTGGTGTCGACGATGCCGACTAA
- the LOC133887627 gene encoding probable cyclic nucleotide-gated ion channel 5 isoform X2, which translates to MFDSAQKAQYMGGHREKFMRLEESSPRSSVPSEVGGGSIMRFSMPGFGYGSFNALRSFVSGVRKGSGRLKSLRQSLTSGAPKTAFAEDLKAYKKNIFDPQDKLLLRMNRVFFVSCILAVAVDPLFFFLPIINNSNCIGIDKKLAVTATIVRTVIDLIYLIRMILQFRTAYVAPSSRVFGTGELVIDPVLIAMRYFKSYFVMDFFALLPLPQIVVWRYLHSSDGSDVLSTKNALVWVVLIQYIPRLLRIFPVIKDLKRTAGVFIETAWAGAAYYLLWFMLAGHNVGTLWYFLTIEREDDCWHSYCDLKDGCDSGYLYCSDNLGGNYSNWLNRTQVFNLCNGSVTFNFGIYQQALVSGILGPGNFVSKICYCFWWGLQNLSTLGQGLVTSTYPGEVLFSIAICVVGLILFALLIGNMQSYLQSVAIRLEEMRVKKRDAEQWMHHRSLPPEIKQRVRRYERYRWLETRGVDEESLVQTLPKDLRRDIKRHLCLGLVKRVPLFENMDERLLDAICERLRPALYTENEYILREGDPVDEMHFILHGCLESVTTDGGRSGFFNKVQLKEGDFCGDELLTWALDPKSAANFPASTRAVKALTEVEAFALCAEELKFVASQFRRLHSRQVQHTFRFYSQQWRTWAACFIQAAWRRYCKRKMAEQRRREEEAASRQSSSHPSLGATIYASRFAANAMRGVHRLRSKAIPAIVRLPKPPEPDFGVDDAD; encoded by the exons ATGTTTGACTCTGCTCAGAAGGCTCAATACATGGGTGGGCACAGAGAGAAGTTTATGAG GCTGGAGGAGTCAAGCCCTAGGTCATCTGTACCTTCTGAGGTGGGAGGCGGGAGTATCATGAGGTTCAGCATGCCTGGGTTTGGTTATGGTTCGTTTAATGCGCTAAGATCTTTCGTGTCAGGGGTCAGAAAGGGTTCTGGAAGACTGAAATCACTTAGGCAATCACTTACATCTGGTGCTCCTAAGACAGCTTTTGCGGAAGATCTTAAagcatataagaagaatatattTGATCCCCAAGACAAACTTCTTCTGCGAATGAATAGGGTTTTCTTTGTGTCTTGTATTCTTGCTGTTGCAGTGGATCCTCTGTTCTTTTTCCTACCCATCATCAACAATTCAAACTGCATTGGTATAGATAAAAAATTGGCAGTGACAGCAACAATAGTACGTACGGTTATTGATCTTATCTACCTTATACGCATGATTCTTCAATTCCGTACTGCTTATGTTGCTCCATCTTCTCGAGTGTTTGGAACTGGTGAGCTTGTGATTGATCCGGTGCTAATTGCTATGCGGTACTTTAAAAGTTACTTTGTAATGGACTTCTTCGCATTGCTACCACTTCCACAG ATTGTTGTTTGGAGATATCTCCACAGTTCAGATGGCTCAGATGTCCTGAGTACAAAAAATGCACTGGTTTGGGTTGTCTTGATTCAGTATATTCCTAGGTTGCTACGGATATTCCCTGTTATCAAAGATTTGAAAAGGACAGCTGGTGTTTTTATTGAAACTGCTTGGGCTGGTGCTGCTTATTACCTTTTATGGTTTATGTTGGCTGGTCAT AATGTCGGTACTTTGTGGTACTTTTTAACCATAGAACGTGAAGATGACTGCTGGCATTCATACTGTGATCTCAAGGATGGATGTGATAGTGGCTACTTGTATTGTAGTGATAACCTTGGTGGTAACTATAGCAATTGGCTTAATAGGACCCAAGTATTCAACCTGTGCAATGGTAGTGTTACTTTCAACTTTGGCATCTATCAGCAAGCTCTGGTTTCTGGAATACTTGGTCCAGGAAATTTTGTCTCTAAAATCTGTTATTGCTTCTGGTGGGGATTGCAAAATTTGAG TACCCTTGGTCAAGGGCTTGTAACAAGCACATACCCTGGAGAGGTGCTATTCTCTATTGCAATATGTGTCGTTGGACTAATTCTTTTTGCTCTCCTGATTGGTAACATGCAG AGCTACCTACAATCAGTCGCTATACGCCTTGAAGAGATGAGAGTTAAGAAACGTGATGCTGAACAGTGGATGCATCATCGTTCACTGCCACCGGAAATCAAACAACGAGTAAGGCGGTATGAACGATATAGGTGGTTGGAGACCAGAGGAGTAGATGAAGAAAGTTTGGTTCAAACCCTTCCAAAAGATCTTAGGAGGGATATCAAACGGCACCTCTGTTTGGGTTTAGTGAAAAGG GTACCATTGTTTGAGAATATGGATGAAAGGTTGTTGGATGCAATATGCGAGCGATTAAGACCTGCACTCTACACTGAAAATGAATACATTTTGAGAGAAGGTGATCCAGTAGATGAGATGCATTTTATTCTGCATGGTTGTTTGGAGAGTGTGACAACCGATGGTGGGCGAAGTGGATTCTTTAACAAGGTCCAGCTGAAGGAAGGCGATTTCTGTGGCGATGAGTTGCTCACTTGGGCATTGGATCCCAAGTCGGCAGCTAATTTCCCAGCTTCCACTAGGGCTGTCAAGGCACTCACTGAGGTCGAGGCATTTGCTTTATGTGCGGAGGAGCTGAAATTTGTGGCCAGTCAGTTCAGGAGGCTGCACAGCAGGCAAGTTCAGCACACGTTCCGATTCTATTCCCAGCAATGGAGGACTTGGGCAGCCTGCTTCATTCAAGCGGCGTGGCGCCGCTACTGCAAGAGGAAGATGGCAGAGCAGCGTCGCAGGGAAGAAGAGGCAGCAAGCCGGCAAAGTAGCAGCCACCCTAGCCTTGGGGCGACTATCTACGCATCTCGTTTCGCGGCTAACGCCATGCGAGGGGTTCACAGACTAAGAAGCAAGGCCATCCCCGCTATTGTGAGGCTGCCAAAGCCTCCAGAACCAGATTTTGGTGTCGACGATGCCGACTAA